In Xenorhabdus nematophila ATCC 19061, one DNA window encodes the following:
- the yciH gene encoding stress response translation initiation inhibitor YciH produces MDNNSRLVYSTDGGRIQEEKTKPVRPKGDGIVRIQRQTSGSKGKGVCVITGIDADDQTMAKLAAELKKKCGCGGSVKEGEIEIQGDKRDLLKQLLEAKGMKVKLAGG; encoded by the coding sequence ATGGATAATAATTCTCGTTTGGTTTACTCAACGGATGGCGGTCGCATTCAGGAAGAAAAAACCAAACCTGTACGCCCAAAAGGTGATGGTATTGTACGTATCCAGCGCCAAACGAGCGGGAGTAAAGGCAAAGGTGTTTGTGTCATCACTGGCATTGATGCTGATGATCAAACGATGGCAAAGTTGGCAGCCGAGTTGAAGAAAAAATGTGGTTGTGGCGGCTCTGTGAAAGAGGGCGAAATTGAGATTCAGGGCGATAAGCGTGATTTGCTGAAACAATTGCTGGAAGCAAAAGGCATGAAAGTGAAGCTGGCAGGGGGCTAA
- a CDS encoding exoribonuclease II — MFQNNPLLAQLKQQLHAQTTRVEGLVKGTEKGFGFLEVDGQKSYFIPPPHMKKVMHGDRITAAIHIDKEKEIAEPETLIEPFLTRFVGRIQKKENDNRLWIIPDHPLLKDTIPCRPANDVTHAFKNGDWAVAEMRRHPLKGDRGFHAEVTGYITESDDHYVPWWVTLTRHNLERQAPAMTEDCQLDDGSIERIDLTSLDFVTIDSATTEDMDDALHIAKNDDGTLKLSIAIADPTAYINASSELDKIAYQRSFTNYLPGFNIPMLPRELSDDLCSLRPNVRRPALVCQVSVQEDGQLGDDIQFFAAWVESKFKLVYDEVSDWLEGQDGWKPESEAVTTQISLLKEMCDRRNNWRQQYALVFKERPDYRFILDEGGHVVDIVIEQRRSANRIVEEAMITANLCAAKILRDKLGFGIYNVHTGFEFTQIEQVVEVLNENGIEADAEALVQLDGFCELRRELDKQPTQFLDSRIRRFQTFAEIKTEPGPHFGLGFDAYATWTSPIRKYSDIVNHRLLKAIIQQTETEKPSEELCLQLTERRRANRMAERDVGDWLYARFLHPHAGTDKTFPAEVIDITRGGLRVRLVDNGAVAFVPGPFLHAVRDELQCSQETGSVLIKGEVAYRLNDIIDVRIEEVRMETRNIVARPVG; from the coding sequence ATGTTTCAAAATAATCCGCTGCTTGCGCAGCTAAAACAGCAACTTCATGCACAGACCACCCGCGTAGAAGGTTTAGTCAAAGGAACTGAAAAAGGCTTTGGATTTTTAGAAGTCGATGGCCAAAAAAGTTATTTCATTCCACCTCCCCATATGAAGAAAGTCATGCATGGTGACCGGATTACCGCGGCTATCCATATAGATAAAGAAAAGGAAATTGCGGAGCCTGAAACGTTAATTGAGCCATTTCTGACCCGTTTTGTAGGAAGGATCCAGAAGAAAGAAAACGACAACCGATTATGGATTATTCCTGACCATCCATTATTAAAGGATACGATCCCTTGCCGTCCTGCCAACGACGTTACCCATGCTTTTAAAAATGGCGATTGGGCTGTCGCCGAGATGCGCCGCCATCCCTTAAAAGGTGATCGCGGGTTCCATGCGGAAGTGACCGGCTATATTACCGAAAGCGATGACCATTACGTTCCTTGGTGGGTAACACTGACTCGCCATAATCTGGAACGTCAGGCTCCCGCAATGACAGAAGATTGCCAGCTGGATGATGGTTCAATCGAACGCATTGATCTTACCTCTCTCGATTTTGTGACCATTGACAGTGCAACAACCGAAGATATGGATGATGCACTGCATATTGCCAAAAATGATGATGGCACACTGAAACTGTCTATTGCTATTGCCGACCCAACGGCTTATATCAACGCTAGCAGTGAACTGGATAAAATTGCCTATCAGCGCAGTTTCACTAATTACCTGCCGGGCTTTAATATCCCAATGCTGCCCCGTGAGTTGTCAGATGATTTATGTTCGCTGCGCCCGAATGTCCGCCGCCCTGCTCTGGTTTGTCAGGTTTCTGTTCAGGAAGATGGTCAATTAGGGGATGACATTCAATTCTTCGCTGCTTGGGTAGAATCGAAATTCAAACTAGTTTATGACGAAGTCTCTGATTGGCTGGAAGGCCAGGATGGCTGGAAACCTGAATCTGAAGCGGTGACTACACAGATCTCGCTTTTGAAAGAAATGTGTGATCGCCGGAATAACTGGCGTCAACAATATGCGTTGGTTTTCAAAGAACGCCCGGATTATCGGTTTATTCTTGATGAAGGCGGGCATGTTGTTGATATTGTTATTGAACAACGCCGTTCAGCTAACCGCATCGTTGAAGAAGCCATGATCACAGCAAATCTGTGCGCAGCCAAGATTTTGCGGGATAAGTTAGGTTTTGGTATTTATAACGTACATACTGGTTTCGAATTTACTCAGATTGAACAAGTGGTTGAAGTGCTTAACGAGAACGGTATTGAAGCTGATGCCGAAGCACTGGTGCAATTAGACGGGTTCTGTGAACTGCGCCGTGAACTGGATAAACAACCAACACAATTCTTGGATAGCCGCATTCGCCGTTTCCAAACATTTGCAGAAATTAAAACAGAACCCGGCCCACATTTTGGACTCGGCTTTGATGCTTATGCGACTTGGACATCCCCGATTCGTAAATACAGCGATATCGTCAACCATCGCCTGTTAAAAGCGATTATCCAGCAAACTGAAACAGAAAAACCGTCTGAAGAACTTTGCCTGCAATTAACCGAGCGTCGTCGCGCAAACCGGATGGCAGAACGCGATGTGGGCGACTGGCTTTATGCCCGGTTCCTTCATCCACATGCTGGTACAGATAAGACATTCCCCGCAGAAGTTATTGATATTACCCGTGGTGGTCTGCGTGTTCGTCTGGTTGATAATGGTGCGGTTGCTTTCGTTCCCGGGCCATTCCTGCATGCTGTCCGCGATGAGCTTCAGTGCAGTCAGGAAACCGGTTCCGTGTTGATTAAAGGCGAAGTTGCTTACCGTTTGAATGATATTATCGATGTTCGCATTGAAGAAGTCAGAATGGAAACCCGCAATATCGTGGCTCGCCCTGTAGGTTAA
- the pyrF gene encoding orotidine-5'-phosphate decarboxylase has product MTSVDKQIDSPVIVALDYDNQHSALEFVDKIDPQSCRLKVGKEMFTLYGPQFVQALHQRGFEVFLDLKFHDIPNTTARAVVAAAEMGVWMVNVHASGGARMMAAAKEALLPYGKDAPLLIAVTVLTSMEQSDLSGIGVDVTPAQQAERLALLTKQCGLDGVVCSAHEAQQLKTVCGKAFQLVTPGIRPEGVEAGDQRRIMTPPQAVQAGVDYMVIGRPITRAENPALALQQINQSIGVVHG; this is encoded by the coding sequence CTCACCTGTTATCGTTGCATTGGATTATGACAATCAACATTCGGCACTGGAATTTGTCGATAAGATTGATCCACAATCCTGCCGGCTGAAAGTGGGCAAAGAGATGTTTACACTATATGGCCCGCAATTTGTTCAGGCATTGCATCAGCGTGGTTTTGAAGTATTTTTGGATCTCAAATTCCATGATATTCCTAATACAACAGCAAGAGCGGTAGTAGCTGCGGCCGAAATGGGTGTTTGGATGGTTAATGTTCACGCGAGTGGTGGTGCGAGAATGATGGCAGCCGCTAAAGAGGCGCTGTTGCCCTATGGTAAAGATGCACCGTTATTAATCGCTGTAACCGTATTGACCAGTATGGAGCAATCCGATCTGTCAGGAATTGGCGTTGACGTCACGCCTGCACAGCAGGCTGAACGGTTGGCTTTACTGACAAAACAGTGTGGTCTGGATGGGGTAGTTTGTTCTGCCCATGAAGCACAACAATTGAAAACCGTATGCGGTAAAGCATTTCAACTTGTCACTCCAGGGATCCGTCCAGAAGGTGTGGAAGCAGGCGATCAGCGCCGTATTATGACGCCACCTCAGGCAGTTCAGGCCGGCGTGGATTATATGGTGATCGGGCGTCCGATTACCCGTGCGGAAAATCCTGCATTGGCACTACAGCAGATTAATCAATCTATTGGGGTCGTGCATGGATAA
- a CDS encoding IS630 family transposase has translation MGKGKTSGGYTIRYPLRPETAEYHRQKKTLKHPNADGERRRAFVERIRHYEQAGKPIVYLDESGFAQSMPRTHGYSAKGRRCFGTHDWPAKGRLNAIGAIIQKTFVTLSLFAGNINADIFHAWMTQDLLPKRSDGVVIVMDNAPFHKRHDTIQAIANHGCQLAWLPPYSPDLNPIEPKWAETKAIRRREICSIDELFIEHINYA, from the coding sequence ATGGGAAAGGGCAAAACGTCTGGGGGTTACACAATCCGCTATCCATTACGCCCTGAAACGGCTGAATATCACCGTCAAAAAAAAACGCTAAAACATCCCAACGCTGACGGTGAGCGCCGTCGGGCATTTGTCGAGCGTATCCGTCACTATGAACAAGCGGGTAAACCGATTGTTTATCTGGATGAAAGCGGTTTTGCCCAGTCGATGCCCCGCACACACGGTTATTCAGCAAAAGGGCGGCGCTGTTTCGGCACACATGACTGGCCGGCCAAAGGTCGCCTTAATGCCATCGGCGCCATCATCCAAAAGACCTTCGTGACCTTAAGCTTATTTGCTGGAAACATTAATGCGGATATTTTTCATGCCTGGATGACCCAGGATTTGCTGCCCAAGCGTTCAGATGGTGTCGTGATTGTGATGGATAATGCGCCATTTCATAAACGTCATGACACGATACAAGCAATAGCAAACCACGGGTGCCAGTTGGCATGGTTACCGCCTTACAGTCCAGATTTGAATCCTATCGAACCTAAATGGGCTGAAACAAAAGCGATAAGAAGACGAGAAATATGCTCTATTGATGAACTGTTTATAGAGCATATAAATTATGCCTGA
- a CDS encoding IS630 transposase-related protein — translation MGYSLDFRKRVLAYKDKHSLTFEQTRAHFEVAILTLFRWRDKIEPCVTRNKPPTKISDETLLIDVQNYPDDYQWERAKRLGVTQSAIHYALKRLNITVKKKR, via the coding sequence ATGGGCTACAGTCTGGATTTTCGAAAGCGAGTACTGGCATACAAAGACAAGCATTCGTTGACGTTCGAACAAACGAGGGCCCACTTTGAAGTCGCTATCCTCACCCTGTTTCGGTGGCGCGACAAAATAGAACCCTGTGTAACGCGTAATAAACCCCCGACTAAAATCAGTGATGAAACGCTCCTTATCGATGTCCAAAATTATCCTGATGACTATCAATGGGAAAGGGCAAAACGTCTGGGGGTTACACAATCCGCTATCCATTACGCCCTGAAACGGCTGAATATCACCGTCAAAAAAAAACGCTAA